The Flavobacterium sp. 140616W15 sequence GATCTAAATTATTGAATTCAAACAACCCTCTAATTGTCATAAGGTTTGAGCTTTGCTCATTGACCATATTAGAGTACTCTTTATAACTCTCTGGGCTGTTTAGACGAACTGCTTGTTGTAACTTGGCAATTGTAGTTGGATTGAACATGTGTTTTTCACCTGATCTTCTCCATCTGTAAATACCTCCAATTTCTAATGGCAATAAATTGGCAATCTTAGAATTTGGAAATGCTTTTTGGTATCTTTTCTTAACTTCTTTTTCAATTTCCATCAAACCGATTCCTTCAATTCGAGACGGTGTGTATGGAAAATATTTAGTTGAAAAAGTTTTGTTTAATCCTAAGATTTCAAAAATTTGTGCTGCTCTATACGAATGTAATGTAGAGATACCAATTTTATTCATAATCTTAAGAATACCTTTTGCAATAGCTTTATTATAATTTGCAATGGCATAATCGGCTTTTACTCCAGTAATAAAACCTTGCTCAACCTGATTATGAATAATTTCATTTACCATATAAGGATTAATAGCACTAGCGCCGTAACCAAATAATAATGCAAAATGATGTGGCTCTCGAGGTTCTGCCGATTCGATTATAATTCCGAATTTAGAACGAACCTGCAAAATATTCAATGAATGATGAACATACGAACAAGCCAACAACATTGGTATTGGTGCTAATTCTTTGCTTACTCCTCTATCTGAAAGTATAATGATATTATGTCCTTCGTTTACGGCTTTGTAAGTTGCCTGAACACATTTTTCTAAAGCACGCTCTAATCCATTTACCCCTTTCTCTATTTTATATAAAGTAGAAATAGTTGCTGTTTTGAAATCTGCGTGATCTATATTTTTAATTTTATCTAAATCCTCTTTAGAGATAACTGGATTTTGGATTTTTAATTTTTTGCATTGTTTTGATTCAATTTCAAAAATATTAAAATCTCCCCCTACCGCTAAACTAATATCTGTGATAATTTCTTCACGTATACCATCTAAAGGTGGATTAGTTACCTGTGCAAATAATTGTTTAAAATAATTATACAATAATTGTGGTTGCTCTGACAATACAGCCAATGGTGTATCATTACCCATTGAACTAATCGCTTCGGCACCCTGAGATCCCATTGGGTTAATTATTGTTTTTAAATCTTCGATTGTATAACCAAATAATCGTTGTCTTGTTTCAAAATCAATACTCTCTACAGGAGTTGGATTATTAGTATATGGCACCTTTGCTAATGGCAATAAATTTTCATTAAGCCATTCTTTATAAGGTCTTTTTGTTGCAATAGAATTTTTAATCTCATCATCTTCAATAATACGTCCTTCATTCATATCTACCAAGAACATTTTTCCTGGCTCTAAACGACCGTGTTGTATTACATCTTCAGGGTTAACATCAAGAACTCCAATCTCTGATGACATGATCACGAAACCACTTTTTGTTAATGTATAACGAGAAGGTCGTAATCCATTTCTATCAAGTAAAGCACCAATTACATTTCCATCCGTAAACGGAATTGAAGCTGGTCCATCCCAAGGCTCCATGATGCAAGCATTATATTCATAAAATGCTTTTTTATCTTCTGACATTGTTTGGTGTTTCTCCCAAGCTTCTGGCACAACCATCATCATTGCTTCCGGCAGTGATCTTCCTGTCATTAACAGTAATTCGACCACCATATCCATAGAAGCAGAATCTGATTTTCCTTCTAATATAATAGGGAATAACCTTTTAATATCATCCCCAAAAATATCACTTTGCATCAATTCTTCACGAGCTCTCATTCTGCTAATGTTACCGCGAAGTGTATTGATTTCTCCATTGTGACACATATATCTAAATGGCTGAGCCAACTCCCAAGAAGGGAATGTATTTGTAGAGAAACGTTGATGTACTAACGCCAGACGTGTTACTAAATCAGTATCTTTTAAATCGATAAAATAACCACTAATATCTTCTGGCATCAACAAACCTTTATATATAATTGTTGTTGTAGATAAACTAGAGAAATAAAACATATGACTCTCAGAAGTTTTAGAATTTCTGACAGCATGTTCTGCTATTTTTCTTGCTGCAAATAACTTAGCGTTAAATTGTTGTTCTGTTAGATTCTGTCCGTTTTTGCCAACAAAAACCTGCTTAACAGTCGGTTCTTTTTCTGCTGCAATTTCACCTAAACTATTTACATCAACTGGGACGTCTCTCCAGCCAAGAATAGTAAGGTTCTGTTCTTTTATGGTTGTTTCGAATGCATTAATACAAAATGCAACTTGGTTTTTACTTTTAGGTAAAAAAACCATTCCTACTCCATACTCTCGTGTTTCAGGGATTTCAAAATCACAAACTTTCTTAAAAAAATCATGTGGGATATCAAATAAAATTCCAGCACCGTCTCCAGTTCTTCCATCAGAACTAACTGCACCACGATGTTCCAATTTTATTAAGATATCCAATGCTTTATGAATGATGTCGTTAGACTTAATACCATTCAAATTACAAATAAATCCTGCACCACAATTGTCGTGTTCAAATTCGGGCAGATATAGCCCTTGTTCTTTAACTTTCATTCTTGATATTTTTTTTACAAAAATAAAGATTCCATTAAACATAATGTATCGAATAAAGCGTATCGCTTACATTTTTATAGTAATATTAGAAAAACAATCCTAAATTGTCAATAACATTATTTAACCCACCCCGAATTGCCAAAATCATAATTCAGATTTCGTTTTTAGAAGCAAAATCCCAATTATACTTCAAAATACGCACTATTTTATGTTAAATCTCAAACGATATAGTGTCTTTAAATTAACATTCCTTACACAATTATTTAACTCAAAATTCTAATTAATTTTAAAGAAATCGTAAAGCAAAATAAGTCTTGCTTTTTATTCCAAAAAGATTTCTTTTTAAAGTTGATTTTTGCTATTTTTGTCCCACTTTTATTCTGAAATTAATTCAGAACCAGACAAATTCTATATTATGAACATACACGAATATCAAGGAAAAGAAATTTTAGCTAGTTACGGAGTACGCATTCAACGCGGAATTGTGGCTAATAATGCGGTTGAAGCTGTGGCTGCTGCAAAACAATTAACTGCTGAGACTGGTACAGGATGGCACGTTATTAAAGCACAAATTCACGCAGGTGGACGTGGAAAAGGTGGTGGAGTTAAGTTGGCTAAAAACTTACAACAAGTTGAAGAAATAGCTGAACAAATCATCGGAATGCAATTGATTACTCCTCAAACTTCTGCTGAGGGTAAAAAAGTAAATAAAATTTTAGTTGCTGAAGATGTTTACTATCCTGGTGAAAGTGAAACTTCTGAATTTTACGTTTCTGTTTTATTGAATAGAGGTACAGGTCGTAACATGATCATGTATTCTACTGAAGGTGGTATGGACATCGAAGAAGTTGCTGAACACACTCCACACTTAATCTTTACGGAAGAAGTTGATCCATCTGTAGGATTACAAGGTTTTCAAGCAAGAAGAATTGCCTTTAACTTAGGTCTTTCTGGAAATGCTTTTAAAGAAATGGTTAAATTCATTGACTCATTATACAATGCATATATTGGTTCTGATGCTTCTATGTTTGAAATCAACCCAGTATTAAAAACTTCAGATAATAAAATTTTAGCAGTTGATGCTAAAGTTAACATCGATGATAATGCACTATACAGACAACCAAAATATGCTGAAATGCGTGATATTCGTGAGGAGAACCCAATCGAAGTTGAAGCAAAAGAAGTAGGTTTAAACTACGTAGATCTTGACGGTACTGTAGGATGTATGGTAAATGGAGCAGGATTAGCAATGGCAACTATGGATTTAATTAAGTATGCTGGTTTCGAACCTGCAAACTTCCTTGACGTAGGTGGTACTGCTGACGCTAAACGTGTTGAAACTGCTTTCCGTATCATTTTAAAAGATCCAAATGTAAAAGCTATACTAATCAACATCTTCGGAGGAATCGTTCGTTGTGACCGTGTTGCTCAAGGAGTTGTAGACGCTTACAAAAACATGGGAGACGCTATTAAAGTGCCAATCATTGTTCGTCTACAAGGTACAAATGCTGCTATTGCAAAAGAATTAATTGATAACTCTGGAATGCCAATTTTATCAGCTGTAGAATTTCAAGAAGCTGCTGACCAAGTTAAAGCTGCACTTTCTTAATCAAATAAGAAATCAATTATATAGAAAATCCTTCCGATAATATTGGAAGGATTTTTTGTTTTATAAATAAAGTCACATACATCATAGAGACTCACTGCAACAACTAACGTTGCGTAAAATCCATATTGAAATGTTTTTTTTTCAATCGCAAGATGCACTAAAACTTTAATCTAGCTTTATGATTAAAACGCAAAATTCACAAAACCATGGCCTTGCAAACTTTACGTTTATTATAGAGTCATTACAACTTATAGATTAAATTAATTATTTCAGAACAGTTGATAATTCAACAAGCTCAAATGTCGGATCCTTTTCAATAAACTGTCTGAACATTGCAGCATGACCAGCACCTACTAAAACCATTATTTTATCATCTTTGCTTTCAGTTAGCTTTTGGACTAAAGAATACATATACAAGTTTCGTTTATACCAGTTTGCGACTAAAGAAGCACCTGTAAAATCATCTGAATTTCCAGTTCTATTTGCTACTTCAAAATACCATTGTAAATTATCTTTATCAGCTTCATTTTCATTGTAGTATAATATAAGTTCAGTTAAAGTACTTCTTGAGATTCTTTCATTTTGATCATTCTCAAATTTTATCATCAATTCCGCAGTCCTTTCCTTTAAATTCTTTTGATTAGCTTTATCCATACTTATCATTAAACTGTCATAAGAAAAGCGGTTACGATAATCAATTCCGTATATTTTTTATGATTTAGTTTTTTAGCAGTACGAAGTGCTAGTTGCGTAATTTCGTTTGCGTCTTTTTTAAAAAGACTATCTGTGTTCTTATTGTAAAACTTATCTAATTCGGTTTGTTTGGTAAATTTCCATTCAACAAAAATTTTATCTGGTCCAAATTTCTTGATTTTGTCACTAATAGTTTCAAGCTCTTTTTGACTTTTTTCAGACATAACATTAAACGTTTTTGTTTTAGCAATGTCATTTCCAGGATTTGCAAAATGAAAAGTTCCAATCAGTAATATTTGTTTCTTTTTTGCTTGAGCAGAAGATAGGTTAAACGTAATAAGAGCTAGTAATAAAATAATTTTTTTCATGATGATTTTGTGTTTAAATTCCTTGCAAATGTACAAGCAGGTTTGAAGCATTTTTATTGGTTTTGATGAACACTAAGTTCCACTTGACCAACAGCCGATATTCTGCTTTAAAAATGTTCATATAAAGTTTTTCAAGGTTCGTCATTAAAAAACAATATTTCATATAAACATCATTTCCATTAAAATTCATAATTGTATTTTTGAACTTATAACTATCATTTATGAAACTTAAAATACCCTTTTACTACCATGTAATTCTTTTCTTTGGATTGTTCCTAACCTATTGTCTTTGGGATTATGGAATTAATAATAAAGTTATAATGGTTGAGCGAACCAAACTTTATCTCTGGATTACATCGACTTTTTTTCTTTCTGTTTTTGTAGTTTATATAGTCAATTTTTATACGGTTTGTGATTGGTTTTTGAATAAAAGGAAAATCCATTTTTATTTTTTAAGCATTCCGTTTTCACTAACCCTTTTTGCTGGAGTCAGATATATTTTTCAAGAAGTAATTATGTTTAATATTATTGGAGTGCATAACTATGCTATTGGGGATTTAGAATGGAGTTTTTATATACGTGATAATTTCTTTTTTGGATTACCTGCTGTTATCTTTAGCGCCTTAAGCTATTCATTTTGGCAGTTCCAAAGTGCACAACAGCAAAATCAAGAACTACTTCTGGAAAACAAAAAAGCAGAATTTCAAATATTAAAAGCTCAGGTGAGTCCTCATTTTTTATTTAATACGTTGAATTCTTTTTACAGTCAGCTGATTTTAAAAGATGACGAAATGGCTTCAGATGTTTTAGTACTTTCCGATTTACTTCGCTATGTTATTACAGAAACTGACAAAGATGAAGCAATACTATCCAAAGAAATTCAATTCATTCAGAACTATATACATTTACAGAAAAAAAGATTTGAAGATCAACTGTATTTAGATTTTACTATTGAAGGAAATTACTCAAATGAAAAAATTCTTTCATCAGCCTTGATTCATTTTGTAGAGAATGTTTTCAAACATGGAAAATTCAATACCGAACAAGAAAAAGCCGCTATTACGATCAAAATAAAAGAAGACTTTTTAGAGATATTAACTTTTAATCATATCGTTGAAGGCGAGAATTATTCTTCTACCGGAATAGGTTTTGATAACTTAACAAAAAGATTAGAATACATGTATAAAAGTAAATTTATACTTGAAAAAACTGAAGAAAATAATACCTTTAAAACCTACTTAAAAATACCTCTAAAAAAATAATTTATGGCTTTTAAATGCATAATTGTTGATGATGAACCACCAGCAACACGTATTCTGGAAAATTACATTAGTAAAGTTCATTTTCTTGAAAAAACTGCTGTTTTTAATGACTCATTAAAAGCATTAGAATTTTTAAACACACAAGCAGTTGATGTTATTTTTTTAGACATACAAATGCCTCAATTAACCGGCTTACAGATTTCAAAAATAATTTCAAAAGATATAAAAGTTATTTTCACAACTGCATATCCAGATTTTGCTTTAGAAGGATTTGAACTGAATGCAGTTGATTACTTATTGAAACCTATTGCTTTTGAACGTTTTTATCAAGCAGTTTCTAAATTAAATTCTAATTCGAAAACAGAAACCCCAAACAATAACTCTTCTGATTTTATTTTTATAAAAACTGACGGTAAAAATAAATTTCATAAGTTATTTTTAGATGATGTTTTATATATAGAAAGTCTACAGAACTATGTTTGCATTCATACCGCAAAACAACAACTTATCACGCATTCATCTTTAAAAAATATAATAGAATCACTGCCAGGAAATAATTTTATCCAGATACATAAATCATATGTAATTTCTCTTAAACAAATCGAATCAACAGATAGCTTTTCAGTTTTCATCAATGCAAAAGAATTACCCATTGGAGCTACTTATAAGGATTCGTTTTTTGAACAAATTGATAAAAATAGAGTCTAATACTCCCCATAGCCTTTGGTATTAATCTTTCGTTCTCAAGAAGTTGCAGAGATACAAAAGCCTTTTCAAACACAAAACAACCATAATTTTACCGCAAAGAGCGCAAAGATAAAAAACCGCAAAGGTTCGCAAAGCCATTAAACTTTGCGCAATCCTTTGCGCTCTTTGCGGTATTTTTTTTGTCAACCAAAAAGTTTCAAACAAAAAAAAATCCTCATCAAATTCATGATGAGGATTCTAAAGAAAGGCGACGACATACTCTCCCACATAACTGCAGTACCATCTGCGCAGGCGGGCTTAACTACTCTGTTCGGGATGGGAAGAGGTGAGCCCCGCCGCAATAACCACCTTAAGGTCGTTAGTTGCTTTAGGCAACTTTTGTAATAAAAATTAAAAATTAACAATTGATAATTAATAATTAATAATTACAATAATATCTTAACACACTGAGATAAAGAAAAAATAATTTTTTAGAAAGTTTCTCCCCCCGACTTGCGTCGGGGGAAAAGGCGTACATAAGCTTACGGATTATTAGTACTACTCGACTATGACATTACTGCCTTTACATCTATAGCCTATCAACGTGGTCATCTCCCACGATCCTTAAAAGAAATCTCATCTTGTGGTGGGTTTCGCGCTTATATGCTTTCAGCGCTTATCCCTTCCAAACGTAGCTACTCTGCGGTGCTCCTGGCGGAACAACAGATACACTAGAGGTTTGTCCAATTCGGTCCTCTCGTACTAGAATCAGATCCACTCAAATTTCTTGCGCCCACAGTAGATAGAGACCGAACTGTCTCACGACGTTCTGAACCCAGCTCGCGTGCCACTTTAATGGGCGAACAGCCCAACCCTTGGGACCTTCTCCAGCCCCAGGATGTGACGAGCCGACATCGAGGTGCCAAACCCCCCCGTCGATATGAGCTCTTGGGGGAGATCAGCCTGTTATCCCCGGCGTACCTTTTATCCTTTGAGCGATGGCCCTTCCATGCGGAACCACCGGATCACTATGCTCTACTTTCGTACCTGATCGACCTGTATGTCTCTCAGTCAAGCTCCCTTATGCCATTGCACTCTACGCACGGTTACCAAGCGTACTGAGGGAACCTTTAGAAGCCTCCGTTACTCTTTTGGAGGCGACCACCCCAGTCAAACTACCCACCAAGCAATGTCCCCCGCAATAACGGGGTTAGGCCTCAGATAAACAAAGGGTTGTATTTCAACAATGACTCCACAACGCCTAGCGACGCCACTTCACAGTCTCCAACCTATCCTACACATCATTTATCCAAGGTCAATACTAAGCTATAGTAAAGGTGCACAGGGTCTTTTCGTCCCACTGCGGGTAAGCGGCATCTTCACCGCTACTACAATTTCACCGAGCTCATGGCTGAGACAGTGTCCAGATCGTTACACCATTCGTGCAGGTCGGAACTTACCCGACAAGGAATTTCGCTACCTTAGGACCGTTATAGTTACGGCCGCCGTTTACTGGGGCTTCAATTCAATGCTTCTCCGAAGATAACATCTCCTCTTAACCTTCCAGCACCGGGCAGGTGTCAGGCCCTATACTTCATCTTACGATTTTGCAGAGCCCTGTGTTTTTGATAAACAGTCGCCTGGACCTCTTCACTGCGGCCAGCATTGCTGCTGGCGACCTTTCTCCCGAAGTTACAGGTCTATTTTGCCTAATTCCTTAGCCATGAATCTCTCGAGCACCTTAGGATTCTCTCCTCAACTACCTGTGTCGGTTTACGGTACTGGTACTAATTACCTGAAGTTTAGAGGTTTTTCTTGGAAGCCCTTAGGCGCACTATCTCTTCAACCGAAGTCTCCGAGTACTATCGTATTTCCCCAAAATCTGTGGATTTGCCTGCAGATCTTATAGGTAGGTACTTCAACGAACTATTCCGTCAGTTCGCGGCGCTTTCATCACTCCGTCACCCCATCACAGTAATTAGTAGTACGGGAATATTAACCCGTTAGCCATCGACTGTCCCTTTCGGGTTCGCCTTAGGACCAGACTAACCCACAGCTGATTAGCATAGCTGTGGAAACCTTAGTTTTTCGGTGTGCGGGTTTCTCGCCCGCATTATCGTTACTTATGCCTACATTTTCTTTTCTAACCAGTCCAGCATGCCTTACGACACACCTTCAACCCTGTTAGAATGCTCCCCTACCACTTACAATTAATTGTAAATCCATAGCTTCGGTAATATGTTTATGCCCGATTATTATCCATGCTCGTCCGCTCGACTAGTGAGCTGTTACGCACTCTTTAAATGAATGGCTGCTTCCAAGCCAACATCCTAGCTGTCTGGGCAGACAAACCTCGTTCTTTCAACTTAACATATATTTGGGGACCTTAGCTGATGGTCTGGGTTCTTTCCCTCTCGGACTTGGACCTTAGCACCCAAGCCCTCACTGTTGTGAAACATTATATAGCATTCGGAGTTTGTCAGGAATTGGTAGGCGGTGAAGCCCCCGCATCCAATCAGTAGCTCTACCTCTATATAACTTTATGCACAACGCTGCACCTAAATGCATTTCGGGGAGTACGAGCTATTTCCGAGTTTGATTGGCCTTTCACCCCTACCCACAGGTCATCCGAAGACTTTTCAACGTCAACCGGTTCGGTCCTCCACTGTGTGTTACCACAGCTTCAACCTGCCCATGGGTAGATCACACGGTTTCGCGTCTAACACTACTGACTAAAGCGCCCTATTCAGACTCGCTTTCGCTACGGATCCGTGGCTTAACCACTTATCCTTGCCAGCAACGTTAACTCGTAGGCTCATTATGCAAAAGGCACGCCGTCACCCCACGAAAGGGCTCCGACCGCTTGTAAGCGTATGGTTTCAGGATCTATTTCACTCCGTTATTCACGGTTCTTTTCACCTTTCCCTCACGGTACTGGTTCACTATCGGTCTCTCAGGAGTATTTAGCCTTAGCGGATGGTCCCGCCAAATTCAGACAGGGTTTCACGTGCCCCGCCCTACTCAGGATACCACTATCATTTACACTCATTACCTATACGGGACTATCACCCTCTGTGGTTCTACTTTCCAGTAGATTCTAATTCTTTGTGCAACAAATATCGTGGTCCTACAACCCCAACATTGCCGTAACAACATTGGTTTGGGCTAATCCGCGTTCGCTCGCCACTACTTACGGAATCACTTTTGTTTTCTTCTCCTCCGCCTACTTAGATGTTTCAGTTCAGCGGGTTTGCCCACCTATCGGTGTACTATGTCTTCAACATAGTGGGTTGCCCCATTCAGGTATTTACGGATCAATTCGTGTGTGCCGATCCCCGTAACTTTTCGCAGCTTATCACGCCTTTCATCGCCTCTGAGAGCCAAGGCATCCCCCATACGCCCTTATTTTGCTTATTGTACCAATCATAAATTAATATGACCGTTTTTTTTTGTTTTTATTATCGCTAATAAAAACGCTTTCTACTTTTATTATTTTCTTATCTCAATATGTCAATGAACTTTTATCGCTCCCAACTAAGGGATTGATCTGTGGAGAATAACGGAGTCGAACCGTTGACCTCCTGCGTGCAAGGCAGGCGCTCTAGCCAGCTGAGCTAATCCCCCATTTTTAAAATGATGATGAATTATGAGTTATGAATTCGCTCATAAATGCTCAACTTCTAAAATTTCCTTTTATTTAAGTTTAAATAGTAGTCCCGGGCAGACTCGAACTGCCGACCCCTACATTATCAGTGTAGTACTCTAACCAGCTGAGCTACGAGACTCTGTTTTTACTTAAATTTATTATTTGAACTAACAGCAGAGTAATATAATCTTTAGAGATGAACCTTTAAATTCTTTCGTCTTCTTTCCCTAACGTGCATTACTGCTAACATATAGGGCTCTAGAAAGGAGGTGTTCCAGCCGCACCTTCCGGTACGGCTACCTTGTTACGACTTAGCCCTAGTTACCAGTTTTACCCTAGGCAGCTCCTTGCGGTCACCGACTTCAGGCACCCCCAGCTTCCATGGCTTGACGGGCGGTGTGTACAAGGCCCGGGAACGTATTCACCGGATCATGGCTGATATCCGATTACTAGCGATTCCAGCTTCACGGAGTCGAGTTGCAGACTCCGATCCGAACTGTGACCGGTTTTATAGATTCGCTCCTGGTCGCCCAGTGGCTGCTCTCTGTACCGGCCATTGTAGCACGTGTGTAGCCCAAGGCGTAAGGGCCGTGATGATTTGACGTCATCCCCACCTTCCTCACAGT is a genomic window containing:
- a CDS encoding LytTR family DNA-binding domain-containing protein, with translation MAFKCIIVDDEPPATRILENYISKVHFLEKTAVFNDSLKALEFLNTQAVDVIFLDIQMPQLTGLQISKIISKDIKVIFTTAYPDFALEGFELNAVDYLLKPIAFERFYQAVSKLNSNSKTETPNNNSSDFIFIKTDGKNKFHKLFLDDVLYIESLQNYVCIHTAKQQLITHSSLKNIIESLPGNNFIQIHKSYVISLKQIESTDSFSVFINAKELPIGATYKDSFFEQIDKNRV
- a CDS encoding sensor histidine kinase, which translates into the protein MKLKIPFYYHVILFFGLFLTYCLWDYGINNKVIMVERTKLYLWITSTFFLSVFVVYIVNFYTVCDWFLNKRKIHFYFLSIPFSLTLFAGVRYIFQEVIMFNIIGVHNYAIGDLEWSFYIRDNFFFGLPAVIFSALSYSFWQFQSAQQQNQELLLENKKAEFQILKAQVSPHFLFNTLNSFYSQLILKDDEMASDVLVLSDLLRYVITETDKDEAILSKEIQFIQNYIHLQKKRFEDQLYLDFTIEGNYSNEKILSSALIHFVENVFKHGKFNTEQEKAAITIKIKEDFLEILTFNHIVEGENYSSTGIGFDNLTKRLEYMYKSKFILEKTEENNTFKTYLKIPLKK
- the sucC gene encoding ADP-forming succinate--CoA ligase subunit beta, whose protein sequence is MNIHEYQGKEILASYGVRIQRGIVANNAVEAVAAAKQLTAETGTGWHVIKAQIHAGGRGKGGGVKLAKNLQQVEEIAEQIIGMQLITPQTSAEGKKVNKILVAEDVYYPGESETSEFYVSVLLNRGTGRNMIMYSTEGGMDIEEVAEHTPHLIFTEEVDPSVGLQGFQARRIAFNLGLSGNAFKEMVKFIDSLYNAYIGSDASMFEINPVLKTSDNKILAVDAKVNIDDNALYRQPKYAEMRDIREENPIEVEAKEVGLNYVDLDGTVGCMVNGAGLAMATMDLIKYAGFEPANFLDVGGTADAKRVETAFRIILKDPNVKAILINIFGGIVRCDRVAQGVVDAYKNMGDAIKVPIIVRLQGTNAAIAKELIDNSGMPILSAVEFQEAADQVKAALS
- the gltB gene encoding glutamate synthase large subunit; the encoded protein is MKVKEQGLYLPEFEHDNCGAGFICNLNGIKSNDIIHKALDILIKLEHRGAVSSDGRTGDGAGILFDIPHDFFKKVCDFEIPETREYGVGMVFLPKSKNQVAFCINAFETTIKEQNLTILGWRDVPVDVNSLGEIAAEKEPTVKQVFVGKNGQNLTEQQFNAKLFAARKIAEHAVRNSKTSESHMFYFSSLSTTTIIYKGLLMPEDISGYFIDLKDTDLVTRLALVHQRFSTNTFPSWELAQPFRYMCHNGEINTLRGNISRMRAREELMQSDIFGDDIKRLFPIILEGKSDSASMDMVVELLLMTGRSLPEAMMMVVPEAWEKHQTMSEDKKAFYEYNACIMEPWDGPASIPFTDGNVIGALLDRNGLRPSRYTLTKSGFVIMSSEIGVLDVNPEDVIQHGRLEPGKMFLVDMNEGRIIEDDEIKNSIATKRPYKEWLNENLLPLAKVPYTNNPTPVESIDFETRQRLFGYTIEDLKTIINPMGSQGAEAISSMGNDTPLAVLSEQPQLLYNYFKQLFAQVTNPPLDGIREEIITDISLAVGGDFNIFEIESKQCKKLKIQNPVISKEDLDKIKNIDHADFKTATISTLYKIEKGVNGLERALEKCVQATYKAVNEGHNIIILSDRGVSKELAPIPMLLACSYVHHSLNILQVRSKFGIIIESAEPREPHHFALLFGYGASAINPYMVNEIIHNQVEQGFITGVKADYAIANYNKAIAKGILKIMNKIGISTLHSYRAAQIFEILGLNKTFSTKYFPYTPSRIEGIGLMEIEKEVKKRYQKAFPNSKIANLLPLEIGGIYRWRRSGEKHMFNPTTIAKLQQAVRLNSPESYKEYSNMVNEQSSNLMTIRGLFEFNNLDPISIDEVEPWTEIVKKFKTGAMSYGSISREAHENLAIAMNRIGGKSNSGEGGEDPKRFQKEINGDSRNSAIKQVASGRFGVSINYLTNAKEIQIKMAQGAKPGEGGQLPGEKVVPWIAETRNSTPYVGLISPPPHHDIYSIEDLSQLIFDLKNANREARVNVKLVSEVGVGTIAAGVAKAKADVILISGYDGGTGAAPLTSLQHTGIPWELGLAEAQQTLILNDLRSRVVLECDGQLKTGRDVAIAALLGAEEFGFATAPLVASGCIMMRACHLNTCPVGIATQDPELRKNFKGTPEHVINFMYFIAEELREIMAQLGFRTLKEMVGQSQKLNVNKAIKHYKANGLDLSSILYKPEKAKTVPNHNTTTQDHALENVLDFAIIKEAIPSIYRKEKTRVNFKIKNTDRSVGAILSNEISKIYGAQGLPEDTILVDFEGSAGQSFGAFATNGLSFKIHGNCNDYLGKGLSGGKLIIKVPPTATFKPEENIIIGNVALYGAITGEAYINGMAGERFCVRNSGATAVVEGIGDHGCEYMTGGTVVILGKTGRNFAAGMSGGVAYVYDKNRKFDSTLCNMEMVAFDPLEEDDFIKLRRLIKNHSLYTNSPLAKRLLADWENEQEHFIKVMPTDYKKALQRIAEEKQIEELIAD